From Permianibacter aggregans, a single genomic window includes:
- a CDS encoding type II toxin-antitoxin system RelE/ParE family toxin, whose product MKWTAHAEHQLTQLYAYIAKDSVFYARHIVNSLIDRSVLLEEFPASGRVVPELGDETVRERLVYSYRLICQIRDNDIQVLALIHQRQHLDADDIPRSQ is encoded by the coding sequence GTGAAGTGGACGGCACACGCCGAACACCAGCTCACTCAGCTTTACGCTTACATTGCCAAGGACTCGGTGTTTTACGCCCGTCATATCGTCAACAGCCTGATTGACCGCAGCGTGTTGTTGGAGGAGTTTCCGGCCAGCGGTCGGGTGGTGCCAGAACTCGGTGATGAGACCGTGCGGGAACGATTGGTGTACTCGTACCGACTGATTTGCCAAATCCGCGATAACGACATTCAGGTATTGGCGTTAATCCATCAGCGCCAGCATCTGGACGCGGACGATATTCCGCGCAGCCAGTAA
- a CDS encoding SMI1/KNR4 family protein has translation MVDISIDKLISISSRAFSDIPPMLSPELKALAGRRATELLCLLQKKNGFFAFESSLRVFSSVKSSQSYSLADWNSELLWRREYGDCVEDALFFAEDVFGGQFCIRNDEIYCFDPETGEFSYLANTVDDWARSVLSEYQLLTGQPLAHDWQKMHGSIPVLSRLVPKLPFVCGGEFSVENLIALDSVKGMRARGNLAMQIKDLPDGAQITFNITDN, from the coding sequence ATGGTAGATATTTCAATAGATAAATTAATTTCTATTAGCTCAAGAGCATTTTCGGATATTCCTCCGATGCTCTCGCCCGAGCTGAAGGCATTAGCTGGGCGTAGGGCGACTGAGCTTTTATGTCTTCTACAAAAAAAGAATGGATTTTTTGCGTTTGAGTCTTCGCTGCGTGTTTTTTCATCAGTTAAGTCATCACAGTCATACTCGCTTGCTGATTGGAATTCCGAGTTATTGTGGAGAAGAGAATATGGTGACTGTGTAGAAGATGCTCTATTTTTTGCAGAAGATGTATTTGGAGGGCAATTCTGTATAAGGAATGATGAAATATATTGTTTTGATCCCGAAACTGGGGAGTTCTCTTATTTAGCGAATACGGTAGATGATTGGGCGAGGTCTGTACTATCGGAGTATCAACTACTAACGGGGCAGCCATTAGCTCATGACTGGCAGAAAATGCATGGTTCAATCCCCGTGCTTAGTCGGCTTGTTCCCAAACTCCCATTTGTATGTGGTGGCGAGTTTAGTGTGGAGAATTTGATTGCGCTTGACTCGGTAAAAGGTATGCGTGCGAGAGGGAATTTGGCTATGCAAATAAAAGACTTACCAGACGGCGCGCAAATCACATTCAATATCACTGACAATTAA
- a CDS encoding transposase, whose translation MSVSDTPYYHVVGRCVRRAFLCGFDKLTNQDYSHRKIWVLERLRQLSSVFCIELCAYAVMSNHYHLVVHVNANAAEALADIEVMNRWQRLFSLPVLASRYAQFLEHHLEHQKDTHLEIDRSGYRD comes from the coding sequence GTGTCGGTATCGGATACCCCGTATTACCATGTTGTCGGGCGCTGCGTTCGCCGCGCCTTTCTTTGTGGCTTTGATAAGCTCACGAATCAGGATTATTCCCATCGTAAAATCTGGGTGCTGGAGCGCCTGCGACAGTTGTCGAGCGTGTTTTGCATCGAGCTGTGCGCTTATGCGGTGATGTCGAATCACTATCATTTGGTGGTGCATGTCAATGCCAACGCGGCAGAAGCCTTGGCGGACATCGAGGTCATGAACCGTTGGCAGCGGCTGTTTTCTCTGCCGGTGCTGGCTAGCCGTTATGCGCAGTTTTTGGAGCATCATTTGGAGCATCAAAAGGACACCCATCTAGAGATTGACAGGTCGGGGTATCGAGATTAG
- a CDS encoding NucA/NucB deoxyribonuclease domain-containing protein, protein MTPEIGADQFSEFGSGLYDDPTLADDFQSGHNFGYVLGFVGMITGAKSSPRASPVSEGVAAEPITVAVSRSKYPESAQHIDDAIAGGQPQTLTINRSGAAERRAEAMRGVPRQTGKDRDEYPPAMFEEGGAGASVRHIKPSDNRGAGACIGAQCRGLPDQSKVKIIVTD, encoded by the coding sequence ATGACACCTGAAATTGGTGCTGATCAGTTCAGTGAGTTTGGGTCAGGGTTATATGACGATCCAACTCTCGCAGATGATTTCCAAAGCGGACACAACTTTGGCTATGTTCTAGGTTTTGTCGGAATGATAACCGGAGCAAAATCTAGTCCAAGAGCGAGCCCAGTTTCAGAGGGGGTAGCTGCAGAGCCTATAACAGTTGCTGTTAGTCGTTCGAAATATCCAGAGTCTGCCCAACACATCGATGACGCTATTGCCGGTGGCCAACCGCAAACCCTTACCATAAACCGTAGTGGTGCGGCCGAACGGAGAGCTGAAGCAATGAGAGGCGTGCCAAGGCAAACGGGTAAAGACCGGGATGAATATCCTCCAGCCATGTTTGAAGAGGGAGGAGCAGGCGCCAGCGTTCGACATATTAAGCCCTCAGATAATCGAGGAGCGGGGGCTTGTATCGGCGCGCAATGTCGTGGGCTGCCAGATCAGTCTAAAGTCAAAATAATTGTTACGGATTAG